One region of Fragaria vesca subsp. vesca linkage group LG4, FraVesHawaii_1.0, whole genome shotgun sequence genomic DNA includes:
- the LOC101294453 gene encoding uncharacterized protein LOC101294453: protein MVSQNKFSSGLESGNFVLNSDPVNRAWCAVEQQRQINPNAEPLYNEIIQPENQIIIAFGTPPSSLEGQEGLVSSKYFPHFEFLCNKSNPVFYINEAAITLFQSHYDDLLLLKNKLVENSKSKTPPLIIITGQYVGGIVATLFTLWLLEGFNVLKTKRPLCVTFSSPFVGDEHLRKCVLEFSTWKSCFLHVVSDQDHTPKLFMSRNTFGAYKPFGTFLLCSTSGSATSEDPDFISEQFVTANSLSAQTQDPNLGFPYGHILEDLKRKALCNVYKSIGGERDPLEASIITQLLAVGVVSQQQSPDTNNLVGKMKKHETKLLIQKMKNSDNDKRLNDMKICMANLEWYKKDSKRQNIGYYDRYREKGNESDINVNGYKKKLMNYWEDSVTEVENKPQMEGAHFRVRWLWGGTNYRRMVEPLHIADYYKDGGKNYISDGKRPKHFILLEEWLKKKDKPQEVPSKAKRESVGASLNEDSCFWAHVEEARILCTLVKNGSVEEKERAPQELKIFEAYVYGSLKNYALSPEIFLEKSSFMQWLKEYKGVVEQPYSSLLLDFMKERNHEAYQKGEFIFP, encoded by the exons ATGGTCAGCCAAAACAA GTTTAGCAGCGGCTTAGAATCGGGGAATTTTGTGCTGAACTCTGATCCGGTAAACCGGGCATGGTGTGCGGTTGAGCAACAAAGACAGATTAATCCAAATGCAGAGCCCTTGTACAATGAAATAATCCAACCAGAAAATCAGATCATCATAGCTTTTGGCACTCCGCCCAGCTCTCTTGAGGGACAAGAAGGCTTGGTTTCATCAAAATATTTTCCTCACTTTGAGTTTTTGTGCAACAAAAGCAATCCAGTCTTCTACATCAATGAAGCAGCAATCACACTATTTCAGTCGCATTATGATGACCTCCTCCTTCTGAAAAATAAG CTGGTAGAGAATAGCAAGAGCAAAACCCCACCATTGATAATCATCACCGGACAATATGTGGGAGGCATTGTGGCTACACTCTTCACCTTATGGTTGCTAGAAGGCTTCAACGTGCTCAAAACCAAACGCCCTCTTTGCGTTACTTTCAGTTCTCCCTTTGTTGGTGATGAACACCTTCGAAAATGTGTGTTAGAATTTTCGACTTGGAAATCTTGTTTCTTGCATGTAGTCTCTGACCAAGATCATACACCTAAACTCTTTATGTCTCGAAATACATTTGGTGCTTATAAGCCATTTGGGACATTCTTATTATGCTCGACCTCGGGTAGTGCTACCTCTGAGGACCCGGATTTCATTTCAGAACAATTCGTGACAGCCAATTCTCTTAGTGCTCAAACTCAAGATCCTAATTTGGGGTTCCCTTATGGACATATTTTGGAGGATCTCAAGCGCAAGGCATTATGTAATGTTTACAAGTCCATTGGAGGGGAAAGAGATCCACTTGAAGCTAGCATAATCACACAACTCCTAGCTGTCGGAGTAGTCTCACAG CAACAGTCCCCTGATACTAACAATCTGGTTGGGAAGATGAAAAAACATGAAACAAAGTTGTTAATTCAGAAGATGAAGAACTCGGACAACGACAAGAGACTGAATGACATGAAAATTTGCATGGCCAACTTGGAGTGGTACAAGAAGGACTCGAAACGGCAAAATATTGGATACTATGACAGGTACAGAGAGAAGGGCAATGAATCTGACATCAATGTTAACGGGTATAAGAAGAAGCTCATGAATTACTGGGAGGACTCTGTCACTGAAGTAGAGAACAAGCCCCAGATGGAAGGAGCGCATTTTCGGGTTCGTTGGCTATGGGGAGGCACAAACTACAGAAGGATGGTTGAGCCACTTCACATAGCAGACTACTACAAGGATGGTGGAAAGAACTACATATCTGATGGGAAAAGGCCTAAACATTTCATACTGTTGGAGGAATGGTTGAAGAAAAAAGACAAACCTCAAGAAGTCCCAAGCAAAGCGAAAAGAGAGTCAGTGGGGGCTAGTTTGAATGAGGATTCTTGTTTTTGGGCGCATGTTGAAGAAGCTCGCATCCTATGCACTCTGGTGAAGAATGGATCAGTTGAAGAGAAAGAACGTGCACCGCAAGAATTGAAAATTTTCGAGGCGTATGTGTATGGTTCCCTTAAGAATTATGCATTGTCTCCGGAAATTTTCTTGGAGAAGAGCAGCTTCATGCAGTGGTTGAAGGAGTACAAGGGAGTTGTTGAGCAACCCTACTCCTCCTTGCTTCTGGACTTCATGAAAGAGCGCAATCACGAGGCATATCAGAAAGGAGAGTTCATCTTTCCATGA
- the LOC101299667 gene encoding GPI ethanolamine phosphate transferase 1-like, with protein MRTGLTPHAESVNLIHVGVVVVQSIRASSCHGLRLAAMVEIGGYGFRQLWRLNFVQNRSGDDVEEAIDTFLQPLRVLDQIEDQISNGDYEAARKLSENLRDLALQGLHYFQTYDWLMLMTVIILGYIGWMTYIVLHVLQSYTSLAGDILIKMQADHQTDNTRKVQLSGCLFLGLLSMILFIEQSPPLYHAYTTMTVFLWTQISSEYRFIKALWRQLSGRKINYFTKVLAACAVAVFILEYLVNSFTERKLYTWCFLTVGAIAFIYLFKSIPWRSGIPFFVCGACWFLSVFTLMPAEIPDNNNLVIWSGVMIIMVGAAGRFLDQHTEGNKFWLSICNSDAKKPKFPMLFQLQAFLVGLSSVMVSISTSHRTQNQELHVWHQFINWSIAGPSMVLPLFSANGLLSRLTSIFLGFAPTFLLLSIGYEAVFYSAFALVLMAWILFENTLIYSSKVKRLSSSFNNMEDNSLVDGRYLQLSDVRIPLTFLVLFNVAFFGTGNFASIASFEISSVYRFITVFSPFLMAALLIFKLFIPFLLVICVFSAITKLNRLPRLGCYFLVILFSDVMTMHFFFLVQNTGSWMEIGNSISHFGIVSAQVVFVLLLFALTNVYTKDIHIGSVEGSSRKAM; from the exons ATGAGGACTGGACTAACCCCACATGCGGAGTCCGTCAACCTCATTCATGTCGGTGTAGTCGTCGTTCAAAGCATCAGAGCTAGCTCTTGCCATGGACTGAGATTGGCGGCAATGGTGGAGATCGGCGGCTATGGCTTTCGGCAATTGTGGCGCTTGAATTTTGTCCAAAATAGAAGCGGAGATGACGTTGAGGAAGCGATTGACACATTTTTGCAACCACTCCGAG TCTTGGATCAAATTGAGGATCAAATATCTAATGGAGACTATGAAGCTGCTAGGAAACTATCTGAAAATCTGCGAGACTTGGCACTACAAGGACTTCATTATTTTCAAACTTATGATTGGCTGATGCTCATGACTGTAATTATTCTTGGGTATATTGGTTGGATGACCTATATTGTTCTCCATGTGCTGCAATCATACACGTCATTGGCAGGTGATATATTGATAAAGATGCAAGCAGATCACCAGACAGATAATACCAGAAAA GTACAACTTTCTGGATGCTTGTTTCTGGGACTTCTCAGCATGATACTGTTCATTGAGCAGTCTCCTCCTCTTTACCATGCATACACAACAATGACAGTATTTTTGTGGACACAAATATCTAGTGAATATCGGTTCATTAAAGCATTATGGAGACAGTTATCTGGAAGGAAAATCAACTATTTCACAAAAGTTCTAGCCGCTTGTGCTGTCGCAGTATTCATACTTGAATATCTG GTGAATAGCTTCACTGAGAGGAAGCTCTACACCTGGTGTTTTCTGACTGTGGGAGCCATAGCCTTTATTTATCTTTTCAAGTCAATTCCATGGAGATCTGGGATTCCTTTCTTTGTTTGTGGTGCATGCTGGTTCTTATCTGTATTTACTTTGATGCCAGCAGAAATTCCGGATAATAATAATCTTGT AATATGGAGTGGGGTTATGATTATTATGGTTGGAGCAGCTGGTAGGTTTCTGGATCAGCATACTGAGGGAAACAAGTTTTGGCTCAGTATCTGTAATAGTGACGCAAAGAAACCCAAGTTCCCCATGCTCTTTCAATTACAG GCTTTTCTGGTTGGATTATCGTCTGTGATGGTGTCAATTTCAACATCTCATAGAACACAGAACCAAGAACTGCATGTCTGGCACCAGTTTATAAATTGGTCCATTGCTG GTCCCTCGATGGTACTTCCATTATTTTCAGCAAATGGTCTCTTGTCCCGGCTTACGTCCATATTTCTTGGCTTTGCACCCACATTCCTTCTATTATCTATCGG ATATGAAGCTGTCTTCTATAGTGCTTTTGCTCTCGTACTCATGGCTTGGATACTATTTGAAAACACACTTATTTACTCTAGTAAGGTGAAAAGGTTGTCAAGTTCCTTTAACAATATGGAGGATAATTCCCTAGTTGATGGTAGATACTTGCAGCTGTCTGATGTGAGAATTCCTTTGACATTT CTGGTCTTGTTTAATGTTGCCTTCTTCGGAACGGGAAATTTTGCAAGTATCGCAAGTTTTGAAATCTCATCAGTCTATCGATTCATTACTGTCTTCAGC CCCTTTCTTATGGCAGCGTTACTGATCTTCAAGCTATTCATTCCATTTCTGCTTGTCAT ATGTGTATTCAGTGCAATAACTAAGCTGAATCGACTTCCACGATTGGGATGCTATTTCCTCGTTATATTGTTTTCAGATGTTATGACTATGCATTTCTTCTTCCTG GTCCAGAATACAGGAAGTTGGATGGAAATTGGTAACAGCATCAGCCATTTTGGAATAGTGAGTGCTCAAGTTGTCTTTGTTCTGCTGCTTTTCGCGCTCACAAACGTATACACAAAGGATATCCACATTGGTTCTGTGGAAGGTTCCTCTCGTAAAGCAATGTAA